The genomic region ATCCGGGTATGTGACATCTTGACCCGGAGTAATATCATTACCACCAGGAATCGGAGGTCCTGCTTGTGTTAGTAGGATCTCATCGGATGAATCTATAAATGTAATTAGTGGGACAGTACTTATCATTATCAAATTTCAAAAGAGTTCTTGCTTAAGAATATCACAGCGTGGCTATTGATGCACCAGTTCTATGATTGGTTGAATGCAGCCCAGATCTTCAATATGATATTTGCAGCCCATGTTTTCGAACTGTCTGGATCTCCTTGACTACTTACTTGTACAGTACGAAGGAATTGTTGACTAGGTTGATAACCGGCCAGCCTTGGAACATTCATATTATTTGTAAATGTTGCACCTGACTCATCTTGTATCCTTTTCACATCTTCCGGACTCTGGACACTCGTTTCATCCTCCGCAAGCTCAACCTGTTGAACTCTCTCTTTCAGTGCATCAAACCTCTTTTCTACTTCAGACCTCTGATTGATCAAAACCTCACCACCAGGGACTTGAGCTTTTTCATGCTGTTTATCTGGAGAAGTAGAACCTATATTTCCTTCGACCTGATCTACAAACTGTTCAAATTCGGGTCGTCCTGCAACTGTTAGAGTAGATCCTTCACCTTTTGGTAAGATCTCGTGAGAGAACAAGAATTCCAGTTTCTGCTGAACGTTCAATGTCGACCATACACTTTCAGGAACGACACCGTACAATCGCTTGGGAAGTGTATCGATATCTAAAAGGATACCTCTCTGTTCGTAGGTCAATTTTCCCCACATCTCTATACTAACAAGGGTAGAGAGCCTTTCTGGTGGGACATCCAACCTTTTTCGAGCATCCTGCTCTAATATCTGCTCTTTTGTTACTAATTTTTGATCTGCCATTTTTTATAATTGCCTGATCTCAATGGTCGAACTCGACCACACGCATAAGCTAGGCGTTATTTTACCATAAATGAGCGTCTCTCTCTATGCAACTCTCTTTCCAGATCCCTTTCTTTGATCCTCTTTTTCTTCTCATACGATCTTTTACCTTTTCCTAAACCTATCTCTAGCTTTACCATACCTCTTGCTAAAAATACGGATAAAGGAACGATCGTCATTCTATCACTTTCAGCTTTACGTTGTAATTCCCTCAATTCAGCCCTTTTTAATAGTAGTTTTCTACTTCTAAACGGGTCGTATCCCTCAACAGTTGCATATTTATATTTTGGGATGTCGGCATTCCACAAAAATGCTTCTCCACCAATTATCTTAACAAATGAATCAGAAATGTTCACTTGACCACTCTTGATCGCTTTGACCTCTGATCCGAGTAGTTGAATACCAGCTTCGTACTTTTCCTTGATCTCATAATTGAAATAGGCTTTCTTATTTTTGGTTATCAATTTGATTCCCATTATCGTAGTTTTACAGACCAGATCGTTGGCCCATCAAGTATGTATAGCCTCGTTTCACCGGTATCAACCACGATATCTGAGACTGAAGAGAATGCAGAATCCCTCTCCCCCCGATAAACCAGACGTGACCTGAGAACCATTTCTCCCGGATGAAGTCCTGTTGTCTCATCAGGTTTCTCAAATGTCATTATTGAATCTCTATCAGTTTCAAATAGGTATAACTTATATTCGAGATTGATCCCTGCATACCCTGCTGTTACAGGCCCTATATCCCCTCTCAAGCCACTGATAGACCAAGGGTCTAGGATATATCCACCAACATCACGATTAAAATAGTATCGATTGAATGTAGGACTCTCTGTCGAGAGCACATAACCGCTGAAATCTGCAAAGAAATCTGTAGGTACGAGGTTCTGATCCAATTCGAGAAATCGTGAAGCAAATCCGTACGAACCTGATGAGTATCTGACCGATCTATAAACTGCCAAAGACTTTGCATCAAGCAAATACACAAAGTCGTCCCCTCCTAAGATCGCAAATTCTGTTATATCCTCGATATTTTGGTCATCCAGATCATCACGTGTAATTCCACTTAATGCAACAAATGACCCTATATCAGATGCACCATTAGAATACGGTGCCATCAGAACACCAGAGATATCATCATAAACATAAACTCCATCATTCCCAACATCTACATACATCGGTGCCTGAAGAAGACCTTTCTCATCAGGGATTTTTGAGATAGTTCCAGTGCTGAGATTGTATCTATGTACAGTCTGTAAACCCGGATCAGTGATAAGCAGATACTCGACCAGGTTATCATCACTATATATCGCAATATCAGAAGGTGTTTGAGAATTAGTACCTGCGAGAAGATCTTCAAGGACAGAAATGTTACCAGCTGATTCAGAAAGGATAGTAACTTTGTCCAATATGTCATAAACTCCTAGAACTGAACCTTCAACCTGAGACAGGAGTTCTTGGTCTTTTTCATTTAATTTGCTTCTATCAAACCCTCCCTCTTCCAATTTCTTTTCTACAGACAATAGTTTTAATTGTGCCTGTTCTGGATCTGTCTTTGCCTCTTTGTTTGCCTTTTCCAAGAGGGCAGAAACCTCGTCATAGATCGACAAGAACTGCTGGTGTACAAGACTTTTTTCTCTTACGTCTTTTGCAGCATTATATCCTGCATAAAGAGCTACGAGTACAAGAACAGTAGAGCCAAGAATGATAAATCTTTTGTTCCTCAGATTTTTTGTTCTGTAATCTCCTAAACGCATCTTCCTGATATCTGGAGTACCTATCCTAGTCTGCGAGAACTTAGCCCTCAACCGTTTGAACCAAACCTTCCTTCCATACCGATTTACTAAATACCGGTTGACCCATGCCTTCAGATTAGAGATCACTCTCGAAATGAATTTCTTAGTCCTTAACAGTAGTGGCATAAGGAAAGTTATGGTGTTTCGGACAAATTTCTTAATATAGAATAAAACCTTTGCAAATGCTGTTGTTGGTATTGGTTCAATAGGTTTGGCAAACAAACCATCTGACATAGTTCGTGGTGAAGTGTCAGTTTTTTCAAGGGTATCCCCATGAGAGAGTCCGTTCAAGACACGATCTTCTGCCTCAGATTCATCTGTATCATACTTTCGCTGACCGACCTTATTGATATTTGCATCCTCATAGCTATTAGACGAAGCAACCTCATCATCTCTGATATCATGACCTTTCTGAACAGATGAGAGAGGGATTTCGCTTGTTTTATCAACATCTGTAATGACTGTTTCAGTAGATAAGTTTTCTGTTTCTGATAGAGAGTCGTGTTCCACAGGATCATTATCATCCCCTTCAAATTCTGTATATTCCATCATACCCACAGGTGTTTCTTCACTCTGCTCATCTGTAGATGAGAGATCTACTGGTTTAGTTTGCTCAAGGCCATGAACTTCTTCATGATCTTCATTAACTTCAGCACCTTCTTTATCTTCAGTCTCTTCATTATCTTCAGATAATGACACCACCTCGATCTCTACATCAGATACTCCTTCTGCTTCTTTTTCAAATAGAACTACAGTTTGCAGATCAACACCTGTAGATGCAGAAACACATCCTTCACCTAATTCAAACTCGTGAGAATCGAGTAGTTGCATCATCCCAACAGGTGTGTGTATATCGGTGATATTGAGCTTACCGAGATAGTTTGGTGAAGAAAGCATTAGCACATCATCATCGCTTAGTTGAGTGCTACCTGTTTGTACATTGTTTTCTTTCAATAACGATGTGACATCCACTAACTCCATCTCATGAAGTATATGAATTTTGGATCCTCCCAGAAAACCGAAGTATAGATTATTATCCTGATAGTGACAGGTTATGATATCAAGTTCCACACCATTAGAGGCATCCTCATCATTCTTGATCAACTCTAAAAGCTTTCTTTGTGCCTCCTCCAAGATCAGCTTCATCACTGATACACTACCCCCATCGTGTTGCATAAACTCGTCTAAGACGCCATTCCAAACAAAACGTGCGATATTAGATGCATCCAGATCTCCCGGACTATGTACAGATACTAAACCAAGCAAATATCCCCTAGCTGTATCTCCAGGGTCGAAGTGGTGAAAAGCACTTGTGACACGATCCCCTCCCGCACTGCGAGAGAGAAAATCCTTTATGTATACTTTCATACTACTATTATGCAAGAAGTATCAGTATCATTGCAAGGAATCCACCGATCAATGATATGAGAAGGTGTATAGTAGTTGCAAACATTACCTTGCCAGAATGTGGTGTTTTTATTGTATCAGCGAGTATTCTTACCCTAAGCAAGAGTAAAAATGAATAAAGAATGTAACCAACTAATAGTACGAAAAACAGAAGTTTGAAAACAAAATTGATCCCCAAAAAAGATACTGAAGGTGTTGGTCCTGAGAGTCCGTCTAAAAAGTTCATTAGATCTGTCCTTTCTGTTTCATTTCAAGTAAATCTAATAAGGTATCCTGAACATCTCGTGGTCTAGGGATGTTGATGAATTCAAATTCCGGCTTTGAACCAGCTGTTTGGATATAAACAGTACCGTAATCAAAAATAGATCCCCAAATTCCTGCAACAGTATGAGTGACATCTTCGATCTGCTCTAATTGTGCCTCAGAAAATCTGTGAAATAGTACGTTAGAGAAATCTACATCTACTATCCTTTGATCTGTAATGATACTCACTGAAAAGAACCACTTAACAAAGGTATCAAATGCGATCGTGATGGCCAGTAGTATAAAGAATATCGACCCCCCAGCACCTAAACTAGCTAAGGATGTTCCCTCTACACCTATCGCACCCAGTACAGAAAAAAAGAACAGTGGGAAGAGCAATAAAAAGATCACTCCAAGGATATTTAAGATCAAAGATGCCGGATCTCTCCTGACTATCAACACAACACATTCCCCAGAATCCTTTCCCTGAAAATCCACCTTCTGAGGAAATGAACAAAAAGAGGAAAAACCTGATTTATCAGTATCATTCTGGATCTTACCTATGAAAGAAAGTCCCGGCTTAAGGAATCTCTCGGGTATCACGGTCTTTTTAGCCATACACCAGTATATAATATCTTATATAGGATTATAACACATTTAGTATCGTATTTCCTATTTCCTTTCGATATTCAGAAATGCAAATCCGGATTGTGGTACTGCTAGATATCCAGGAGCACGGGTATTGAAGACAGCTTTGAAATCCGCTCCAGACAATGATACAACCCCACGATTTGTACTGAAAGAAATAAGGTCGGTTTGACCAGAGGAGCCTAAGCTGACTCCAGGATAGCCTATGATACTTGTCACTGGTGCGGAGAGGAGAGATCGCATCTCAGACATACTGTATGGGTTACCCGAAAAACCAGAGTAGGTACAGGTATTTACGGTAACAGGCAGGATCCTTCCATCATCCACACTTCCTGTAACGCCTTCTCGATTCATTACCAACCAGGTATTTAGAATATCTGCCATCTCCTCCTGTGTCATCCATGGATATCGGCCACATGAACTGGAAGAATCGCTATATCCACTTCTATACCATGCCTTGTAGAACCAGGGACTTCCTGCGATGCTCTCGTATGCTCTAGCAGTCCAATCTCCCCCTCCCGTACGATCTGTAGTATCCCAACCAGACGTATCAAGATATCCTCCTGCAGTGGAAGAATAGAAGGTGACGACATCCTCAAGCACCATACCACGAGTTTCATCTACAGCCTGTTTCCATAAAGCAGGTGGTGCATCTGCTTTCGGTTTATAAAAAACCTGACAAGCCTCAGTGACACAGATCTCGATATTATCTCTGTAATATCTATACGCATATGTTCTAGCTGCAACAGCTTGCGCTTTCTGTGCCTCAAGACTCCAGGAGGATGGCATTTCAGCTATCCCATACAAATAATATGATTCAAAATCAACAGATCCCTGGCCAGCTACTTTGATCTTTCCTGAAGTATCTTTAAGTACAGGTGTTTTGCCGTAATATGCCTGTAAGATCTGCTGATAGTTCTGTCCGGATTCGGCTCTTGCCAATGCACCATATTGACTCATTCCTTTTCTATGGGTGTAAGCGCCAAAAGAAAACACCGCAAAAGAACCGGCCGGAGCACTTTCTCTAAAACCTGCTGCTGTTGAGTAGTAATCCCCTCCGGTAGGTAATGAGCCTACAGATGGGACATAAGCACCCGATCGAGCAAGAAGGATAGCCTCTTGTAGTTCGGTGATCTTACTGTTCAGCAAACCTATTTCATTTTGGAGTTGCCCTTTGGCAGCTGTGCGCGCGGCAATTTCTCTCTCTAACTTAGCTTGTTCTGATGACAATATCGCCTTTGATTCATCCAGAGCCTCTCCTTCAGCTTCTAACTTGATCCTCTGTTGCTCTAAAGCATCTCGTTTTACTTGCATATCGCCAAGTTGAACATTTAACTCTTCGATGTTCTGGCGTTGTTTCTCTAACGTATATTTCTTTAAGATATAGCTTCGCAACATACTTGACCCAGTATCTTCACTCAAAAACACATCGAACATATTTACCTTCGAGTTGATATATAGTCTCCGTGAGATCGCTTGAACCTGATCTATACGTTCGGTTATTAGATCCTCATGATACCTGATCTGTTCTTCCTTATTCTGAATATCAGCCTGTGTATCTGCAATATTCTGCTCCATCTCTTGGATCTGTTCTTCGATCGCAGAGATCTTTTGACTCAAGGTTAAAGAGCTGTTAAGAATCGACTCTATCTCGGATTGGGTTTTCTCTAGTATCTGTTGTTTGTATTCTTTCTCTTGTTGTGTCTTCTCCAATTCTTGCTCCAGATCATCAACCGAATCTTGTGAATGCACAATCAGCACAATATTACTGGATATCGTAGCAAGAGATACTGTTATGATGATAGCGATTAAGAATTTCTTCAACATAATGTCGATCAGTAGTTTTTCACTTTATCAGACATCGAAACGGTATTGTATGCCTCTTCCTTATTGAATCTGTCATACCGTCTGAATACTGCCAATGTACCTGCACCGATCATAAGCAGTGCCATACCCGCAACTGCAGGGTAATCATCCAAGAAGGAGGCTTGTGGAAGTGTCGTAGTAGTGTAAGAAGTACCAGAGGGAACATAATTTGAGATAGTATAATTGCCACCAACAAGTGAGTCGACCACAACTGAATCATCCGCATTCTGCATTGTCATACTGACAGTTCCGTTACCTGTTGTACGAAAGACCAATTTTGCTATCGTGCCACTATTTGGTAGTTTTCCATCAGACTGAACACTCGCCAGACACAAAATACTTAAACGCCCAGAAGTAGTTTTATTTACAACAAGGGTTCCACAACCTAACGTTCCAGCAGAATAGCTAGAAAACTCTACAGGTCCAGTGTAGATCAGATCTATGTCAAATCCAACTACTGGGTCACCTGTATTGTTTACCACGACATCTATGAAGATATTTTGAGAAAACGTGCCTGTCGCAGGAGAAAGATTGATCGCTGCTCCGGCATAGACACTCTGCAATGGGGAAAATAGGAGTAGAAACATCACTACTGCGACTTTGGATAGAAAGACTGGAGTTGTGAGTATTTTCATGGGCAGAAACTAATTAGTTATAATGGTTGACCTACTGGTAGATACTGCATATCAGGTGATAAGAGATTTTCACTTGATCCTACTTCTAGAACGGTACTTTGATTGCTATTTTGATCATTTACCACTAATTCAGCCGATGTATCAGGGTCATAGATTATCGTCCCTAATTCAATTGTGCCATCTATTACACTACTCGCATTTCCAGGAAACCTAAAAAATACCAGATTTAGTATATTGTCAGCATAAGTGTAATAACACTCGAATTCTGGATCACAGATAACATCTTTTATGTCGAGATTGCCATTGATATACATATCAAATTCTGCTCCTGCAAGTATAGTCGGCTTAGATAAGACCATTTCCAATACGCCCTCACCTATAGTAGCATTGTTCAGTCTCACAACAGCGACATTACCTACCGGATTAACTACATTATCTGTAGTAGTTGTCGATGTTCCATAGATCTGTGGTTCAGAAGGAGATTTATCTGAAGAAATTGTGATAAGCCCATCGACACCTGTCAGAAAAACGTAGAAGAAGAACAGAAATGAGCCGAGCGAGACTAAAACCAGACTCTTTAACTGTTTCTCTTGCTCTGTTTCATTCATTACTTTAGACATCAGTGTATTGGGACTGAATTAATATTACACCTTCATTCTATCACAAAGTGTCTGTGAGTAAAGAAATTCGAGGCTGAAAACACCTCTGTTTGATGATATATCCTTAGATCTGAGCTTGGATGATATTTCCAAGCACAAACTTGACAAGAAGTACGGACACGAAACAGATGATCAAACCAATTACTGCATATGTTATCCCTTTCGTAGCCTTTTCAACCTTACTCTCATCCCCACCGGAGATTATGTATAAAATTCCGTTGTAAACGAGGAATACCACTGCGATAAGACCCGCCATTCCAATTGCAAGACTTATCACTCTATTTACAAAAGTTATCAGATCGCTATCTCCAGTGGGATTAGGTGGTAAAAAGCTCAAAAATTCTACCGCTCTAACAGGTAGGGATAACACTGAGAAGATCGATAAAACGATGAACGATCGTACAGCCACCTTATTAACCATTTTCATACTATTTGTTGTGATGTAATATTATCTAATTTCGCAAACATCATTTCTAAGATCCTGTCTTGACGATATCTTTCGTGTTATGTTTCCAAGAATTTAACAACAGAGAAGAGTATCATTCCAAAGATCGACAAAAAGATCAGTCCCAAAACTGCCCAAGTAAGTATCCCTTGAGCCTTCTTGACTTTGGCTGGATCTCCTCCAGACATCATCCATACATACCCTCCATACACCATATAACCTAACGCAAGCAAACCTCCAAACGGTAAAAGAAGAGCCATGATCCTATCAAAGATCGCAGTAAGACCGTCTATTCTAGGTGGCGGGGCTGCAAGAGCCACCCCGGGTAAGAGTAGATACAGTCCAATTAACGATATCGAGAGTACTCTTTTCATTTATACGCTTTGAATAATATTTTCTAATATAAACCTTACAATAAGCGGTGATATAAATGCAATAATTAATCCCAGAACGGTATAGATCATCATTTTTTGTGCTTTTTCAGCCTTTTCACCTCCAGCGGAAATGATATATGTAAATCCGGCATAGATCAGAAATATCACTGCAAGTAGACCTGTTAAAGCAACAACTAATTCTATCGTTGATTGAGCGAATACTATCAGATCAGTATATCCCGTATTGTTTAAGCTACTAATTTCGAACATAACCTTGATAACTCACTTTAAAGAACAAGACACCCGTTGGGCAGGGTGTCTTGAAATTGTTAATTGCAAAGATCCTGACTTAAACCTTGAGAACTTGTTTAAGTACAAACTCAACGATCAGAACAGCAATGAAGCAGATGATAAGACCAATGACTGAGTACTGTATACCTTTAGTAGCTTTTTCCACCTTACCTTCATCACCTGATGCAAGGATATACTGAACACCACTATAGACCAGTACACCTACAGCTATAAGTCCTGCCAATCCGATAGCGAGATTTAAAGTATTTCTAATAAATTCGATCAATTCACCACCTGCTTGGTTTGTTATACCTTGAATATAGTTACTAGGAGGCTGACCTTGTGCCATAACAGAAGCAACTGCTGTCTGCATGATGACGGAAGCTGAAACCACATACTTAGCAATTTTCTTGAACATACTAGAATTGCATAAAATTATTTTTATAGGATAGAGCATTATATTACTTCGACCTACAATTTGCAACATAATAGCTCCTTCCAATTAGTGTATCATCAGATGAGAACTGTATCAATAATGTATAACAGGATCATCCTTGATATAAAAACTATCACTAAACCTATAACTGTATTGGTGATAATATTTGTTGCTTTTGTGATCTTATCCGGATCCCCTCCAGCGAGGATAAAGTTATACCCTGCGTAAACGAGCAGGATAACAGCAACTAAGGCAGAAAACCCAGTGAACCAACCGATCGCAACCTGGATCTTGACGATCACATCATCTAAACTACCCGGTCCGTAGCCTATACATACACCCATCCAACAAGATGCAGATAATCCTGTGCTGAACTCTCGGATCTTTTTTTCCAACCTGCTTTTTGTATTATCTATCAAGATCATGGTATGTTCGGCAAATTTAATAGGTTCTGAATGATCACTAAAACAGCTACAGAGAGTATGATCAGACCGAAGCCAAGTATAGCATTTGTTAAAACCTCCCTAGCCTGTCCGAGTTTCTCAGGATCTCCTTGACTAGTGATAAGTAGGAACCCTGCATAGCCACTCAAACCGATCAGTGCAAAAACAGAGAGCGGTATAGATAACTCAAGAACCCCTTTCACGAAAGTAGTTTGGTCAGTTGCCGCTGAAATATCATTTATTCTGTCGCTTAAAACATCCGCACGAGCCACAAAAGGCGTGCTAAATGACACGAACAAGATGAACATGGTGAACGCCATTACTAATTTGTACTTCGAAGTTGTAGTTTTCATTATTTTCCGACTTTGCCGGGTGATTATACCCTATAACCTATATATCAGCCAACGCATCCTCACAGAT from Candidatus Nomurabacteria bacterium harbors:
- a CDS encoding PH domain-containing protein; this translates as MAKKTVIPERFLKPGLSFIGKIQNDTDKSGFSSFCSFPQKVDFQGKDSGECVVLIVRRDPASLILNILGVIFLLLFPLFFFSVLGAIGVEGTSLASLGAGGSIFFILLAITIAFDTFVKWFFSVSIITDQRIVDVDFSNVLFHRFSEAQLEQIEDVTHTVAGIWGSIFDYGTVYIQTAGSKPEFEFINIPRPRDVQDTLLDLLEMKQKGQI
- the smpB gene encoding SsrA-binding protein SmpB, translating into MGIKLITKNKKAYFNYEIKEKYEAGIQLLGSEVKAIKSGQVNISDSFVKIIGGEAFLWNADIPKYKYATVEGYDPFRSRKLLLKRAELRELQRKAESDRMTIVPLSVFLARGMVKLEIGLGKGKRSYEKKKRIKERDLERELHRERRSFMVK